TTTGTAGGGTCGATGATACCAGCTTCGAGCATATCAACATACTCTTCTGAGTAAGCGTTGAAACCGAAAGTATCTTTATCTGCTTTTTCTATCTCATTAACAACGATAGAGGCTTCGAACCCTGCATTAGAAACGATCTGACGCAGTGGGTATGTGAGAGCTTTTTTAACAAGCTCAACACCGATCTGCTGGTCTTCACTGAGTTTAACATCTGCAAGGGCAGAAAGAGCACGAACGAGAGCGACACCGCCCCCAGGAACGATCCCTTCTTCAACAGCAGCTTTTGTAGCTGAAAGAGCATCTTCAACTCTTGCTTTTTTCTCTTTCATTTCTGTTTCTGTTGTAGCGCCGACTTTGATAACAGCAACACCGCCGGAAAGCTTAGCAAGTCTTTCCTGAAGTTTTTCTCTGTCATAGTCGCTTGCAGTATCTTCAGCTTGTTTTTTGATCATGTTGACTCTTGCCTGAATGTCTTCAACATTGCCTGCACCTTCAACTATTGTAGTGTTTTCTTTATCCACAACAATCTTCTTAGCACGTCCGAGGTCAGCAAGTGTAACAGTATTGATGTTCATTCCTGTCTCTTCGGAAACAACAGTACCGCCAGTGAGAACAGCAAGGTCTTTCAGCATCTCTTTTCTTCTGTCGCCAAAGCCCGGAGCTTTAACAGCACAACAGTTAAGAGTACCGCGAAGTTTGTTTACAACGAGAGTAGCGAGAGCTTCGCCTTCGATGTCTTCTGCGATGATTATAAAAGGAGCATTTTCCTTAGCGAGCTGTTCAAGAACAGGAAGGATGTCCTTCATGTTTGACACTTTGCTTTCTAGCATAAGGATGTATGGATTTTCGAGAACTGCTTCCATGCTGTCAGGATTAGTTACGAAGTATGGAGAGAGGTAGCCTCTGTCGAACTGCATACCTTCCACAACGTCAAGTACAGTCTCTGTGGATTTATTTTCTTCGATGGTGATAACGCCGTCTTTACCGACTTTGTCCATTGCATCAGCGATGATATCGCCGATTTCCTGATCGTTATTAGCGGAGATTGCTCCAACCTGGCTGATCTCTTTTTTATCCTGAATAGGCTGAGACATAGTAGCGAGCCTAGCAACAACAGCTTCAACAGCTTTGTCGATACCTCTTTTGATTTCCATAGGTTTTGCGCCTGCTACAACGTTTTTAATACCTTCACGGTAGATAGCCTGAGCAAGAACTGTCGCAGTTGTTGTACCGTCCCCTGCCACATCGTTGGTTTTGGAAGCAACTTCCTTAACCATCTGAGCTCCTATGTTTTCAAGTGCATCTTCAAGTTCGATCTCTTTTGCAACTGTAACGCCGTCTTTAGTGATAAGAGGTGAGCCGAATTTTTTCTCTATAACAACATTACGCCCTTTTGGTCCGAGTGTAACTTTAACAGCATTAGCAAGCTGATCCACACCTCTGAGGATAGCCTGTCTTGCGTCTTCGCTAAAAGTGATCTGTTTAGCCATTTTCATCTCTCCTATATTTCTATTATTTGTTTGTTAATTAAAAACTCAATTACGCTTCGATGATACCGAGGATGTCATCTTCTCTCATGATGAGGTATTCCTCGCCGTCAAACTTAACTTCTGTACCTGCATATTTTGCAAAAAGAACTTTATCGCCGGGTTTAACAGTCGGCTCAACTCTTGTGCCGTTGTC
This window of the Denitrovibrio acetiphilus DSM 12809 genome carries:
- the groL gene encoding chaperonin GroEL (60 kDa chaperone family; promotes refolding of misfolded polypeptides especially under stressful conditions; forms two stacked rings of heptamers to form a barrel-shaped 14mer; ends can be capped by GroES; misfolded proteins enter the barrel where they are refolded when GroES binds), with protein sequence MAKQITFSEDARQAILRGVDQLANAVKVTLGPKGRNVVIEKKFGSPLITKDGVTVAKEIELEDALENIGAQMVKEVASKTNDVAGDGTTTATVLAQAIYREGIKNVVAGAKPMEIKRGIDKAVEAVVARLATMSQPIQDKKEISQVGAISANNDQEIGDIIADAMDKVGKDGVITIEENKSTETVLDVVEGMQFDRGYLSPYFVTNPDSMEAVLENPYILMLESKVSNMKDILPVLEQLAKENAPFIIIAEDIEGEALATLVVNKLRGTLNCCAVKAPGFGDRRKEMLKDLAVLTGGTVVSEETGMNINTVTLADLGRAKKIVVDKENTTIVEGAGNVEDIQARVNMIKKQAEDTASDYDREKLQERLAKLSGGVAVIKVGATTETEMKEKKARVEDALSATKAAVEEGIVPGGGVALVRALSALADVKLSEDQQIGVELVKKALTYPLRQIVSNAGFEASIVVNEIEKADKDTFGFNAYSEEYVDMLEAGIIDPTKVTRSALQNAASVASLMITTEAIITDVKDEKGAGGMPDMGGMGGMGGMGGMM